aatttagaacgaagcaaatttttgtttgagatATTTCGGGCATTAGTTGGGGAAAATGTTTGAACGATATCAAGTAAGAAACAGATCGGAATGAATTACCAAAACTGAGAAGGCGATGTGGCCCATTTGGAAAGTGACGCCCTTTTTAGAGTTGTGCTTCTTGGTCCTGGCGTGCGTTTCGTTGAAAATGGATTTCCGTACTTCATGTTCGGACTTTAATTCCCAGCGGGTATTTAGCCTTAACATtcgattgaaacaaaaaaatgaattgaaactGATATCCCAGCAAAAATTTACGCCAAAATAACTGTTCAAATTTTACCAGATATGCCTGCCACACGGATTCAAAATCTTCGGCTGCGTGGAGTCTTGCAGCGAGTGCCATCATCACAATCACGGCGACGAAGGTAAATTTACCCATTCTGTACCTGCATTAGTATTCCATTCGTTAATGACAAATGAACGTTAAGCAAATGTGTGTTGACTGTAGCTCACCCCAGGAAGAGCTATATGTTCTTGTATAGCGTTGCATGAGCGGCCGAAATTTCTATTCGAAACCTCCGCCTTTTCTACAGTTCCGATGATTGACTCTGTTCTTAATGCACATCTGATCAATAGAAATTATGGCCCGTGTGAAGTATTGCATCTATCTCTTCGTCAAAATAGAATAACCACGTCCGCTTCGGAACGAATCCAAGTGACTTGCCATCTGTGGCTCAGATGTAATCGATGTAATGGAAACCTATTGTTGTTGGTTCTACCCTGTAGAATCTGTTTTGTGCAGGAATCTGAGATACAGGTGGCTTGAattatctgatttttttcccgGTAGCAAGCACGAATCAATCAATATGGTAGTCAACctttaaaaacttgtttttatatttagcAATAATTTGCCAATATTTTCATCTTGTTCCGTGCCTATTAACTTACAGAACTAACTTGCTAGCTCAGCTAGCAATTGCGCGCCACCCATTAGAAAGACGTCGAGCAACATCACAGGATTAACGATGTATGGCCTTTTTATTCGAACGTTGTAATAGAAATTGAACATAGTGATAAATTTGTCTTTCCCCCTCGAGACCAGATaatcaacattcaaaatttattttaacaagaGATTTGACAAGCTCCTTTAGGATAGTGAGACATAGCTCCGGATGACCTTGTTCGGCCTTTTCCCATCCGTCCGTCGCCATCACTTCGCCTGAAAATTGACGGAAGAATTCGACCGCGTACTTCCTCAAATAAAACGCCGGATGGTGTTCATGGGTGTTTAAAAGTAATTCAAGACAATTTTCTGCCGACATTCGATGAATTAATTGAGTTTCACATTCCGATTTTAACTGCTCCAATAGATATTTATCCGCAACCGCAAGAATTCCGACGCACATCTTCCCCATCTTTGACTCCGACACTTTCCCAGTGTAGATGAAGCGGAGGATTTCATTAAACACGTCCGGCTCGACGTCTTCAACTTCGATTTGGTTcgttaaattttcttttgttgggtgCTCAAACATCGCGGCGAAAAATGGCCTTCTTGCGGCCAAAATGTTCTTGTGAGCTTTAAATTGATGTAAAATTTGTCCGTGGACGTTAATGGTGATGTCGGAAAACTTCATAGTTTCATAGAGTCCTTCCAGTTGAGCAATGAGTTGAGCGGTATTGTTGAATCGTTTCTCATGGAAATCTGCCACTGTAGACGGCTTGCCTGATAGAATGACCGGTCtcttgggaatgaaactttcaATCTCACAGTCGATGGTGAGTTTCCCATTGACGAAGCACTCGGATTCCACCAATACTTTTTTCTCGATCTGATAAACACAAAAAGGCAATTGAGTATAGCGAGGTAAACTGTGTTTTTGCGGTAAAATCTTTTCGCGTTTTTTATTCGACATCGCAATCGTCACTCGGACGGAACCATCCAATTGGTGATTCGGATAAGGCCTTTCCAGGTTGACCTTCATATTGGAACCCTGATCAATCAAGTGCAGAGTCCACTTCGATTCAGGggttttttcgtgaaaaaattcaGCTGAATAGTAATCTCCCcagttttcaaaagattttagGAACGCAAACTGTTGAAAGGTCCACTCAAACTTCAGTTGAACAACTTCGGTCTGCGTTTGGCACCAAACTGTGCTTCCTGGTGGTGgaagaatttctttatttgcttGTTGGTCGCTCATTTCAACTCTGAAAATTTTAactgaagaaataaaatatgtaaattGATCGGCAAGACCTATGCTTTAGAGTAGACAAAAATGACTGAACAGGTAGAGCAGACAATTGCCTCCAAAGACAAAGCGGAATCGtcgaacgacgacgacagttaATCGTCGAATAACGAGAAGTCAAATCGTCGTATTAAATATTTCAgg
This region of Daphnia pulex isolate KAP4 chromosome 9, ASM2113471v1 genomic DNA includes:
- the LOC124202917 gene encoding speckle-type POZ protein B-like — translated: MSDQQANKEILPPPGSTVWCQTQTEVVQLKFEWTFQQFAFLKSFENWGDYYSAEFFHEKTPESKWTLHLIDQGSNMKVNLERPYPNHQLDGSVRVTIAMSNKKREKILPQKHSLPRYTQLPFCVYQIEKKVLVESECFVNGKLTIDCEIESFIPKRPVILSGKPSTVADFHEKRFNNTAQLIAQLEGLYETMKFSDITINVHGQILHQFKAHKNILAARRPFFAAMFEHPTKENLTNQIEVEDVEPDVFNEILRFIYTGKVSESKMGKMCVGILAVADKYLLEQLKSECETQLIHRMSAENCLELLLNTHEHHPAFYLRKYAVEFFRQFSGEVMATDGWEKAEQGHPELCLTILKELVKSLVKINFEC